Proteins found in one Microtus pennsylvanicus isolate mMicPen1 chromosome 14, mMicPen1.hap1, whole genome shotgun sequence genomic segment:
- the Ccnk gene encoding cyclin-K: protein MKENKENSSPSVTSANLDHTKPCWYWDKKDLAHTPSQLEGLDPATEARYRREGARFIFDVGTRLGLHYDTLATGIIYFHRFYMFHSFKQFPRYVTGACCLFLAGKVEETPKKCKDIIKTARSLLNDVQFGQFGDDPKEEVMVLERILLQTIKFDLQVEHPYQFLLKYAKQLKGDKNKIQKLVQMAWTFVNDSLCTTLSLQWEPEIIAVAVMYLAGRLCKFEIQEWTSKPMYRRWWEQFVQDVPVDVLEDICHQILDLYSQGKQQMPHHTPHQLQQPPSLQPTPQVPQVPQSQPSQGSEAAQPQQKDSQQSAQQQQQQQQQQQQQQAQQPKKPSPQPSPPRQAKRAVVVSPKEENKAAEPPPPPKIPKLETTHPPLPPAHPPPDRKPPLAPALGEAEATGPVEASDLPKVQIPPPSHPAPVHQPPPLPHRPPPPPPSSYMTGMSTTSSYMSGEGYQSLQSMMKTEGPSYGALPPAYGPPAHLPYHPHVYPPNPPPPPVPPPPASFPPPTIPPPTPGYPPPPPTYNPNFPPPPPRLPPAHAVPPHPPPGLGLPPASYPPPAVPPGGQPPVPPPIPPPGMPPVGGLGRAAWMR from the exons ATgaaggagaacaaagaaaattCAAGCCCTTCAGTTACATCAGCAAACCTGGACCACACAAAACCATGTTGGTACTGGGATAAGAAGGACTTGGCACATACACCCTCACAACTTGAAGGACTTGATCCAGCCACTGAAGCCCGTTACCGCCGAGAGGGGGCTCGCTTCATCTTTGATGTGGGCACACGTTTGGGGTT ACACTATGACACCCTGGCAACTGGAATCATTTATTTTCATCGATTCTATATGTTTCATTCCTTCAAGCAATTTCCACGATAT gtaacaGGAGCTTGTTGTCTCTTTCTGGCTGGGAAAGTAGAGGAAACAccaaaaaaatgtaaagatatcATCAAAACAGCTCGTAGTTTATTAAATGATGTCCAGTTCGGCCAGTTTGGAGATGACCCAAAG GAAgaagtcatggtgctggagaggatcTTACTGCAGACCATAAAGTTTGATTTACAGGTGGAACATCCATACCAGTTCCTGCTCAAATACGCAAAGCAGCTCAAAG gtgataaaaacaaaattcaaaaattgGTTCAAATGGCATGGACATTTGTAAATGACAG TCTTTGCACCACCCTGTCACTGCAGTGGGAGCCAGAGATCATAGCTGTAGCAGTAATGTATCTTGCTGGACGTTTGTGCAAATTTGAAATACAAGAGTGGACTTCCAAGCCCATGTACAGAAGATGGTGGGAACAGTTTGTTCAAGATGTCCCTGTTGATGTTCTGGAAG ACATCTGCCACCAAATCCTGGATCTTTACTCTCAAGGGAAACAACAAATGCCTCACCACacccctcatcagctgcagcagcCCCCATCTCTTCAGCCTACACCACAAGTGCCACAAGTACCACAGTCGCAGCCATCTCAAGGCTCTGAAGCAGCTCAACCACAGCAGAAGGACTCCCAGCAGTcggcccagcagcagcagcagcagcagcagcaacagcagcagcagcaagcacagCAGCCCAAGAAGCCGTCCCCACAGCCTAGTCCTCCCCGACAGGCAAAGCGGGCTGTG GTGGTTTCTCCCAAGGAAGAGAACAAAGCCGCAG aaccaccaccaccacctaaaaTTCCCAAACTTGAGACCACTCACCCACCATTGCCTCCAGCACACCCGCCTCCAG ATCGGAAGCCTCCTCTCGCTCCTGCCTTAGGTGAGGCTGAAGCAACTGGTCCAGTGGAAGCAAGTGACCTCCCCAAAGTCCAGAttcctcctccatcccacccGGCCCCTGTGCACCAGCCCCCACCACTGCCGCATCGCCCTCCACCCCCGCCGCCCTCCAGCTACATGACTGGGATGTCTACCACCAGTTCCTACATGTCAGGAGAAGGCTATCAGAGCCTGCAGTCCATGATGAAGACCGAGGGTCCCTCTTATGGTGCCCTCCCCCCAGCCTATGGCCCACCTGCTCACCTTCCCTACCACCCCCATGTCTACCCCCCCaatccacctccacctcctgttCCTCCACCCCCAGCTTCCTTTCCCCCACCCACCATTCCTCCCCCTACCCCAGGCtaccctccacctcccccaaccTATAACCCCAatttcccacccccacctccacgcCTGCCTCCCGCTCATGCAGtccctcctcaccctcctccagGTTTGGGTTTGCCACCAGCCAGCTACCCACCTCCAGCTGTTCCCCCTGGTGGGCAGCCGCCTGTCCCCCCACCCATTCCCCCACCTGGCATGCCGCCTGTTGGGGGGCTAGGGCGGGCAGCCTGGATGAGATAA